The genomic region CTGGGAGAAGAGTTATGCCTCAGGAATTCTACGCCTCATCCGTGATGATGGAGGATTCCATTTGATGGGAAGGGGATTTCGAACGATGTTTCTTCTGTGTGGACTCTTTGTAACTGCGCCGATGTTTTCGATCTCCTGTGCCTTCATCTTCGGAATCCGAGAGGGATGTTTCATGTTGCTTTTCCCTGGCCCACAGCCGCACTTGTAGAGTGGACAGTAAGAAAATGTTTTGGGGACAAGATGTATAGTATGACTCACGTGGTCGCCGGACGTCCTTATCTTCATTGTCCTCGCCTTTGtcttcatcgtcgtcatcatGCATCATTTTGGGTACCGATTGTAGAGGAACACTTGGGGCAGCATTCTTATCGCGCAAAACTTCAAAAACCGCTTCCTTGACTTTTTGAAGGTATTCGGGAGTGTTCTGATCTGTCATATTGGAAGAACGAACATCAAGCTCATAATCTGGCCCGTAATACTCCCAATATTCATTATTAGGCAGATCTAGGCGCGACTGATTAGCTTTACACTCAACTGAAAATTTTGGTCGGCGTCGAGACCTACCACGCCCTAGCTCCATGCCTGCAGCAAGGCCAGTCTCATATGCCCAAGTTCTTGAAACAGACTTGACTGTGTAACCACCTCCGCCAAGTAACAATAAAGGCAGGTTGAACGATTTGACAAACTGCACACAAGCAGCGTGGCCCTTCATCGAAAGGTTGAATGATCCAAGGCGATCTCCGGAAAGAGAATCAGAGCCGCATTGAAGTACGATAGCGCCTGGTTGATACCATTCAATGACACGCTTGATTACGGGCTGGAAGATACTCTTATAGTTGTCATCACTGATCCCGTCTCGAAGAGGTACATTAATAGCGTATCTGTTGGAAGTCAGGCGGTGAAAAAtgcaaaaagaaaaacgaAAAGCCAGTCGCGTACCCTTTACCTTTGCCAATTCCATTATCTCTTACTTCACCAGTACCAGGGAAAAATTCACCGTACTTATGAAAACTGCACGTCATGACCCTGTCGGTCGTATAAAAGGCTTCTTCCACGCCATCTCCGTGATGTACGTCGATATCGATGTACAGAACACGTTGATGATACCTTCAAGAAACATATATTAGCAACGTacggagaagaagaatgagaaAAGGAATTTAATGCACCTCAATAATTCGAGGATACCAAGGACAATGTCTATCAACCATCAGACCACCTGTTAGGTTCATGTGGAAAAAGTTGTTCGGGCCTTACCATTGACATAACAGAATCCGCTCGCTTCTGCCTTTTTGGCGTGATGTAGACCCCCAGCCCAGTTGACA from Cryptococcus decagattii chromosome 6, complete sequence harbors:
- a CDS encoding histone deacetylase RPD3, producing the protein MGSMEPILGESKRRVCYFFDSDIGNYHYGPGHPMKPTRIRMCHSLVMNYGLYKKMEIFRAKPATKREMSQFHTDEYVDFLYRINPDNAAQFAKEQVKYNVGDDCPIFDGLFEYCSISAGGSMEGAARLSRDKCDIAVNWAGGLHHAKKAEASGFCYVNDIVLGILELLRYHQRVLYIDIDVHHGDGVEEAFYTTDRVMTCSFHKYGEFFPGTGEVRDNGIGKGKGYAINVPLRDGISDDNYKSIFQPVIKRVIEWYQPGAIVLQCGSDSLSGDRLGSFNLSMKGHAACVQFVKSFNLPLLLLGGGGYTVKSVSRTWAYETGLAAGMELGRDLPNNEYWEYYGPDYELDVRSSNMTDQNTPEYLQKVKEAVFEVLRDKNAAPSVPLQSVPKMMHDDDDEDKGEDNEDKDVRRPLRLWAREKQHETSLSDSEDEGTGDRKHRRSYKESTQKKHRSKSPSHQMESSIITDEA